A genome region from Musa acuminata AAA Group cultivar baxijiao chromosome BXJ3-5, Cavendish_Baxijiao_AAA, whole genome shotgun sequence includes the following:
- the LOC135637978 gene encoding probable carboxylesterase 12, whose product MSSSPNQPVSTTIPSSKRQHRAMDADADANDEVVIDAPPFVRVYKSGRIERLVGTEVLPAGLDPATGVASKDVLVDPATNLTARLYLPDLSGSSPDKKIPVLVYYHGGGFVIETAFSPTYHNYLNSLVAAAGVVAVSVDYRRAPEHPLPAAYDDSWAALRWVASRPTEEAWLSERGDLGRVFLAGDSAGANIVHQMALRAAEDGLGSGDTEIRGLLLVHPFFCGAEPLESESWDPKAREWVERLWAFVRPGTTGLDDPWIDPLTEEAPSLAALPCRRVLVTVAEKDMLRKKGREYQEALKRSGWDGEAELLETVGENHVFHLVDPKSDKALAKLQAVAAFLNS is encoded by the coding sequence ATGTCATCGTCACCAAACCAACCAGTCTCGACCACCATCCCATCTTCCAAGAGACAGCATCGAGCCATGGACGCCGACGCCGACGCCAACGACGAAGTCGTCATCGACGCGCCACCCTTCGTTCGCGTCTACAAGAGCGGCCGGATCGAGCGTCTTGTCGGCACCGAGGTTCTCCCCGCCGGACTCGACCCTGCCACTGGCGTCGCCTCCAAAGACGTCCTGGTCGACCCCGCCACCAACCTGACGGCGCGGCTCTATCTGCCTGACCTGTCCGGCAGCTCCCCCGACAAGAAGATCCCCGTCCTCGTCTACTACCACGGCGGCGGCTTCGTCATCGAGACCGCCTTCTCCCCGACGTACCACAACTACCTCAACTCTCTCGTGGCCGCGGCCGGCGTGGTGGCCGTGTCGGTTGACTACCGGCGCGCGCCGGAACACCCCCTCCCGGCCGCGTACGACGACTCGTGGGCGGCGCTCCGGTGGGTGGCGTCGCGGCCGACGGAGGAGGCGTGGCTTTCGGAGCGCGGGGATCTTGGGCGCGTGTTCTTGGCCGGGGACAGCGCGGGCGCCAACATTGTGCACCAGATGGCCCTGCGAGCGGCGGAAGATGGGCTGGGCAGCGGAGACACCGAGATCAGAGGGCTACTGCTGGTCCACCCGTTCTTCTGTGGGGCGGAGCCGCTGGAGTCGGAGAGCTGGGATCCCAAGGCGAGGGAGTGGGTGGAGCGCTTGTGGGCGTTCGTGCGCCCGGGGACAACTGGGCTGGACGACCCGTGGATCGACCCGCTGACGGAGGAGGCGCCGAGCTTGGCGGCCCTGCCGTGCCGGCGCGTGCTGGTGACGGTGGCGGAGAAGGACATGCTGCGGAAGAAAGGGCGTGAGTACCAGGAGGCGCTGAAGCGGAGCGGGTGGGatggggaggccgagctgctggagACGGTGGGAGAGAACCATGTCTTCCATCTCGTTGACCCCAAGAGCGACAAGGCGTTGGCCAAGCTGCAGGCGGTGGCCGCCTTCCTCAACTCCTGA